A single genomic interval of Gossypium raimondii isolate GPD5lz chromosome 11, ASM2569854v1, whole genome shotgun sequence harbors:
- the LOC105802905 gene encoding uncharacterized protein LOC105802905 yields the protein MAEKPTPESIPRRITTPFPNLSSMCDPNFVEHAWENDQNLIRGLSSKIPKKNFPGSGYFSQSSKARIQHEGETPTVNTSKHGVADSTSTYGDPLSSITKTNRLNHHHHENYITSLQTGYRELLFEDGFNVALEADQKCYDQQLLDSNIVPTNKYKNFKQSNVLDVPELVHEIPQQTMNNDSQLPQPQPETCIPFMRSKDKYSRIDEKSERANFSIFLNSPALPKSNQIPCCGVTIPRSTPGLAVEEDDDLEANARSIPFAKEAKSMKPILPDYEPEKEWVVPDEQSEAVGFNDNMRLPSSRVGGTSSGLAPNTIMKGKVVEQKVASSSVCSRGASNCPVNTFERRYEDTDLSDNDELEEAHETTKATPSKGSKRKRKSELHKLCERRRRDKINEKMRALQELIPNCNKVDKASMLDEAIDYLKTLQLQVQMMSMGTAGVYMPPMMLPASSMQHINARQLGGYSPMAMGMGMQMGLGCTTATQFPSVTSLMPGIMQARFNMLGLPRQVLLMSRSPFASLAATFPPQSVRTTSVSQALAAVPLSTSKDSNPALQLKTRNA from the exons ATGGCAGAAAAACCGACCCCTGAATCAATCCCTCGCAGGATCACAACTCCCTTCCCTAATTTATCAtccat GTGTGATCCAAATTTCGTGGAGCACGCATGGGAGAATGATCAAAATCTGATTCGAGGTTTGTCGTCGAAGATACCTAAAAAGAATTTCCCAGGCTCTGGTTATTTTTCTCAATCTTCTAAGGCTCGAATTCAACATGAAGGAGAAACCCCTACGGTGAATACATCAAAGCACGGGGTTGCAGATTCCACTAGTACGTATGGCGATCCCTTATCCAGTATCACTAAAACGAATCGCcttaatcatcatcatcatgagAATTACATAACTTCTCTGCAAACTGGGTACCGGGAACTACTATTCGAGGATGGTTTCAATGTTGCCTTGGAAGCCGACCAAAAATGCTACGATCAGCAACTCCTAGATTCCAATATTGTTCCTACAAACAAATACAAGAATTTTAAACAAAGCAACGTGCTGGACGTGCCCGAGCTCGTACACGAGATTCCTCAACAAACTATGAATAACGATAGCCAACTACCACAGCCACAACCCGAAACTTGTATTCCATTTATGAGATCAAAGGACAAATATTCAAGGATCGATGAGAAAAGTGAGAGGGCGAACTTTTCCATCTTCTTAAACTCTCCAGCTCTTCCTAAATCCAACCAGATTCCATGCTGTGGTGTAACAATACCAAGGAGCACTCCAGGTTTAgctgttgaagaagatgatgatttagAAGCCAACGCCAGATCTATTCCTTTCGCAAAAGAAGCAAAATCCATGAAGCCAATATTACCAGATTATGAGCCTGAAAAGGAGTGGGTTGTTCCTGATGAGCAGTCCGAAGCCGTTGGCTTTAACGATAATATGAGGCTTCCTTCTTCTAGGGTTGGTGGTACATCCTCAGGCTTGGCACCAAATACAATCATGAAAGGAAAAGTTGTCGAGCAAAAGGTTGCATCGTCTTCAGTGTGCTCGCGTGGGGCTTCAAATTGTCCAGTTAACACTTTTGAAAGGAGATACGAAGATACTGATCTCAGTGAT AATGATGAATTGGAAGAAGCTCATGAGACGACAAAAGCAACGCCAAGCAAAGGCtctaagagaaagagaaaatctGAACTTCACAAGCTATGTGAAAGG AGGCGAAGGGATAAAATCAATGAAAAGATGCGTGCATTGCAAGAGCTCATTCCCAATTGTAATAAG GTGGATAAAGCTTCAATGCTTGATGAAGCAATTGATTACTTGAAAACGCTTCAGCTCCAAGTCCAG ATGATGTCAATGGGAACTGCTGGCGTTTATATGCCTCCAATGATGTTACCAGCTTCGTCAATGCAACATATAAATGCACGACAATTGGGTGGTTATTCTCCCATGGCCATGGGAATGGGAATGCAAATGGGTCTAGGCTGCACCACAGCAACACAATTTCCATCCGTAACTTCACTAATGCCTGGGATCATGCAAGCTAGATTTAACATGCTTGGCCTCCCTCGCCAAGTTTTATTAATGTCGCGTTCACCTTTCGCATCCTTGGCTGCAACATTTCCCCCACAATCGGTCCGAACCACTTCCGTTTCTCAAGCTCTTGCCGCTGTTCCTCTGTCTACATCAAAGGATTCAAACCCAGCACTTCAACTAAAAACAAGAAATGCTTAA